From one Musa acuminata AAA Group cultivar baxijiao chromosome BXJ2-6, Cavendish_Baxijiao_AAA, whole genome shotgun sequence genomic stretch:
- the LOC103988605 gene encoding cationic amino acid transporter 1-like, with the protein MGTISEGSGGGKPQRRTCSCTKQDFLPEESFQSWANYGKALKETGMRLKDRVMSRSLDKSELTEIRARSGHEMKKNLTWWDLIWFGIGAVIGAGIFVLTGQEARDDAGPAVILSYVVSGVSAMLSVFCYTEFAVEIPVAGGSFAYLRVELGDFMAFIAAGNILLEYVIGGAAVSRSWTSYFATLLNHHPNDFRIHATSLDPDYSHLDPIAVVVITLVCVAAVLSTKATSRFNYVASIIHLAIIIFIIIAGLTHANTKNLSEFAPFGVRGLFSASAVLFFAYVGFDAVSTMAEETRNPAKDIPLGLVGAMIITTVCYCLLALTLCLMQPYAQIDPDAPFSVAFEAIGMDWAKYIVAFGALKGMTTVLLVSAVGQARYLTHIARTHMVPPWFAEVHSTTGTPINATVVMLVATAIIAFFTNLNILSNLLSISTLFIFMLVAVALLVRRYYVSGETTDTNRNKLLGAIMLILASSIATAAYWAAGGEGWVGYVVTVVVWFGATGFLWWAVPQARAPQTWGVPLVPWLPSASIAINIFLLGSIDGPSFVRFGVWTVLLLIYYFFFGLHASYDTAKASAADGARV; encoded by the exons ATGGGGACCATCAGCGAAGGCAGTGGCGGAGGGAAGCCGCAGAGAAGAACTTGTTCTTGCACCAAGCAGGACTTCCTTCCCGAGGAGTCGTTCCAGAGCTGGGCTAACTACGGCAAGGCGCTTAAGGAGACGGGAATGCGACTCAAGGATCGCGTCATGTCGCGGTCCCTCGACAAGTCGGAGCTCACCGAGATCAGGGCACGGAGTGGGCACGAAATGAAGAAGAACCTCACATGGTGGGACCTCATCTGGTTCGGCATCGGCGCCGTCATCGGCGCCGGCATCTTCGTCCTCACTGGCCAGGAGGCGCGTGACGATGCTGGCCCTGCTGTGATCCTTTCCTACGTCGTCTCCGGCGTCTCTGCCATGCTCTCTGTTTTCTGCTACACCGAGTTCGCTGTGGAGATTCCAGTTGCAG GTGGTTCCTTTGCCTATCTTCGTGTCGAGCTCGGCGATTTCATGGCCTTCATCGCTGCCGGCAACATCCTCCTCGAGTACGTGATCGGTGGTGCCGCCGTCTCCCGCTCATGGACGTCGTACTTCGCCACCCTCCTAAACCACCACCCGAACGATTTCCGCATCCACGCTACCTCCCTTGATCCCGACTACAGCCACCTCGATCCCATCGCTGTCGTCGTCATCACCTTAGTCTGCGTCGCCGCTGTCCTCTCCACCAAGGCGACCTCTCGCTTCAATTACGTAGCCTCCATCATCCACCTCGccatcatcatattcatcatcatCGCCGGCCTCACCCACGCCAATACCAAAAATCTCTCCGAATTCGCTCCCTTCGGTGTTCGCGGACTCTTTTCTGCCTCCGCTGTGCTGTTCTTCGCCTATGTCGGCTTCGATGCAGTGTCTACGATGGCCGAGGAGACCAGAAACCCGGCGAAGGACATCCCGCTGGGCCTCGTCGGTGCGATGATCATCACGACCGTCTGCTACTGCCTACTGGCGCTCACTCTCTGCCTCATGCAGCCTTATGCGCAGATCGACCCCGATGCGCCCTTCTCGGTGGCCTTTGAGGCCATCGGCATGGACTGGGCAAAGTACATCGTGGCCTTCGGCGCCCTCAAAGGCATGACGACGGTTCTCCTCGTGTCGGCCGTCGGGCAGGCCCGCTACCTCACCCACATCGCCCGCACCCACATGGTTCCTCCATGGTTCGCCGAGGTCCACTCCACCACCGGCACCCCCATCAACGCCACCGTGGTTATGCTCGTGGCCACTGCGATCATCGCCTTCTTCACcaacctcaacatcctctccaacCTCCTCTCCATCTCGACACTCTTCATCTTCATGCTGGTTGCGGTGGCCCTCCTCGTCCGACGTTATTACGTCAGTGGCGAGACGACCGACACCAaccgaaacaagctcctaggcgcCATCATGCTGATCCTGGCATCTTCCATCGCGACCGCTGCGTACTGGGCGGCAGGCGGGGAAGGGTGGGTCGGTTACGTGGTGACGGTGGTGGTATGGTTCGGGGCGACAGGGTTCTTGTGGTGGGCGGTGCCGCAGGCGAGGGCGCCGCAGACGTGGGGAGTGCCGCTGGTGCCGTGGCTGCCGTCGGCGTCCATTGCCATCAACATATTCCTGCTCGGTTCAATCGACGGGCCTTCGTTCGTGAGGTTCGGCGTATGGACCGTACTGCTGCTCATCTACTACTTCTTCTTCGGGCTCCATGCGTCCTACGATACGGCCAAGGCTTCAGCCGCTGACGGCGCTCGAGTATAG